The genome window TGAGCCACGTCGACTACGGGCTCGGCGTCTACTACCCGATGGGCGGGATGTACGAGGTGATCGAGGCGGTCGAGACGGTCGCCCGCGAGGCCGGCGCCGACGTCCACACCGGCGTCGAGGTGACGGGGCTGGAGCCGGTCCAGGGGGGCGTCGAGGTCGAGCTCGGCGGCGACCGCTACGTCCACGACCGAGTCGTCTGTAACGCGCCGCCCGCGCACGTCGAGCGCGAGCTGCTCCCGGACGGCACCGTGCCGCGGCTCGGCGACTACTGGGAGCGGCGGACGTACGGCCCCTCGGCGCACCTGCTGTACCTCGGCGTCGAGGGGGAGCTGCCGGAGCTGGAACACCACACGCTCGCGCTGCCGACGGACTGGGACCCGCACTTCGCGGCGATCTTCGACGATCCGGCGTGGCCGACGGGGGAGGTCGAGCCGGTCGTGTACGTGAACGTCCCGTCCCGGACCGACCCCTCGGTCGCGCCCGAGGGCCACGAGGCGGTCGTGACGCTCGTGCCGCTCGCGCCGGGGCTCGACGACACGCCGGAGCGCCGGGCGGCGCTCAGGGAGCGCGTCCTCGACGCGGTGGCGTCGCGGACCGGCGTCGACCTCCGCGACCGGATCGTCGCCGAGGAGTCCGCGTGCGTCTCCGAGTTCGCGGAGCGGTTCGACCAGCCCGGCGGGAGCGCGCTCGGGCTAGCGCACACGGTGCGACAGACCGGTCCGCTCCGTCCCGGGCCGCGCGTTCGCGGCACCGACCGACTCTACTACGTCGGCGGGAGCAGCAACCCCGGGATCGGCGTCCCGATGTGCCTGCTCGGCGGCGAACACGTCGCCGACGCCGTCGCGGCGGACGTCAGCGGCGGGCCGTTCGACCGGCTTCCGCTGGTCGGTCGGTGACCGACGCGTCGCCGTAACGTCCGTCCACTCCTCGATCCGGTAATCGGAATGTTTTGAGAAATACCGCCCGATAACGGAATTCATCAAGAAAACCTTACCAGTAAGGTTAGTACATTTAATAAATACGCGGCGTACTTTTCGGCGTCGCATGATCGAAACAGCCGCGGCCGACCTGCTCGCAAGCGGAACAGTCCCGCTCGAAATGACCCAGACCCAGATCTTCGAGGCGATTCAGAGCGACACCCTCCTCGCCTCGTCGCTCTGGATCAACATCGCGCTCGCCGGCCTCTCGATACTCCTGTTCGTCTATATGGGGCGAAACGTCGAGGACCCCCGCGCCCAGCTGATCTTCGTCGCCACGCTGATGGTACCGCTGGTGTCGATCTCCAGCTACACGGGGCTCGTCTCCGGGCTCACGGTGAGCTTCCTCGAGATGCCGGCCGGCCACGCGCTGGCCGGCCAAGAGGTACTCACCCCGTGGGGGCGGTACCTCACGTGGGCGCTGTCGACGCCGATGATCCTGATCGCGCTCGGGCTGCTGGCCGGGTCGAACACCACGAAGCTGTTCACCGCGGTCGTCGCCGACATCGGGATGTGCGTCACGGGGCTCGCGGCCGCGCTGACCACGTCCTCGTACCTGCTGCGCTGGGTCTGGTACGTCATCAGCTGCGCGTTCTTCGTCGTCGTCCTCTACATCCTGCTCGCCGAGTGGGCCGAGGACGCCGAGGTCGCCGGCACCGCGGACATCTTCAACACGCTGAAGGTGCTCACCGTGGTCCTGTGGCTCGGCTACCCGATCTTCTGGGCGCTCGGCGCCGAGGGGCTCGCCGTGCTCGACGTCGCGGTCACCTCGTGGGCGTACAGCGGGATGGACATCGTCGCGAAGTACCTCTTCGCGTTCCTCCTGCTGCGCTGGGTCGTCAACAACGAGCGGACGGTCGCCGACGTGGCGTCCGGGCTCGGCTCGGGCTCCCGCGGCGGCGCGGCGCCCGCCGACGACTGACCGGCCGCGGTCCGTTCTCCGCCTCTCTGTATTTTAACCGACGACGAGCCGCCGCCACGGCACCCGAGAGCGAAGCGCTAAACCCCCGGCGGCGGTGAGACGAGACATGAAGCAGGCCATCGTCGCCCGGGCGGACATCGGCATGGGCGAGGGGAAGCTCGCCGCGCAGGTCGCGCACGCGTCGCTGTCGGCGTACCAAGACGCGGGGCGGCGCGCGCGGAAGAAGTGGCAGGGGGAGGGCCAGAAGAAGGTCGTCCTCAGGGGCGACTCCGAGAGCCAGCTGTTCGAGCTGGCCGACAAGGCCGACACGGAGGGGCTGCCCTACGCCGTCGTCCGCGACGCCGGCCACACCCAGCTGGAGCCGGGCACCGTCAC of Halorubrum trapanicum contains these proteins:
- a CDS encoding NAD(P)/FAD-dependent oxidoreductase; this encodes MDEESLRGRSVGVVGAGVGGLSAAAYLAADGAEVTVYERAERVGGVAGRLEVDGFRFDTGPSWYLLPDLFERFFDDFGRSPDEFYELTRLDPHYRVCWDDGDSADVPADPDAAADLFESYEQGAGAAFREYLDDAERAYDAGMERFVLPGRSRFRDYLSLDVLAGGRELDLLSSLDERVRSYVDHPKLRQLLEYTLVFLGGSPHNTPALYQLMSHVDYGLGVYYPMGGMYEVIEAVETVAREAGADVHTGVEVTGLEPVQGGVEVELGGDRYVHDRVVCNAPPAHVERELLPDGTVPRLGDYWERRTYGPSAHLLYLGVEGELPELEHHTLALPTDWDPHFAAIFDDPAWPTGEVEPVVYVNVPSRTDPSVAPEGHEAVVTLVPLAPGLDDTPERRAALRERVLDAVASRTGVDLRDRIVAEESACVSEFAERFDQPGGSALGLAHTVRQTGPLRPGPRVRGTDRLYYVGGSSNPGIGVPMCLLGGEHVADAVAADVSGGPFDRLPLVGR
- a CDS encoding bacteriorhodopsin; translation: MTQTQIFEAIQSDTLLASSLWINIALAGLSILLFVYMGRNVEDPRAQLIFVATLMVPLVSISSYTGLVSGLTVSFLEMPAGHALAGQEVLTPWGRYLTWALSTPMILIALGLLAGSNTTKLFTAVVADIGMCVTGLAAALTTSSYLLRWVWYVISCAFFVVVLYILLAEWAEDAEVAGTADIFNTLKVLTVVLWLGYPIFWALGAEGLAVLDVAVTSWAYSGMDIVAKYLFAFLLLRWVVNNERTVADVASGLGSGSRGGAAPADD
- the pth2 gene encoding peptidyl-tRNA hydrolase Pth2 codes for the protein MKQAIVARADIGMGEGKLAAQVAHASLSAYQDAGRRARKKWQGEGQKKVVLRGDSESQLFELADKADTEGLPYAVVRDAGHTQLEPGTVTALAVGPARDDSVDRVTGDLSLY